The following are encoded in a window of Amblyraja radiata isolate CabotCenter1 chromosome 7, sAmbRad1.1.pri, whole genome shotgun sequence genomic DNA:
- the sf3b1 gene encoding splicing factor 3B subunit 1 isoform X3, with translation MSSCPSALAPPPAGTTSSSTLSLPRSLDKMAKIAKTHEDIEAQIREIQSKKAALAVEGDADGVGLDSTGYYDQEIYGGSDSRFAGYMTSIPANEQEEDDDDYSSPSLLGQKKPGYHAPVALLNDIPQSNEQYDPFAEHRPQRIAEREDEYKTRRRQMIISPERHDPFADGFCSAA, from the exons ATGAGCTCCTGTCCATCAGCCCTGGCCCCGCCCCCTGCCGGGACGACGTCATCATCCACTCTCTCGCTCCCTCGATCTTTGGACAAAATGGCGAAGATCGCGAAAACACACGAAG ATATTGAGGCACAGATCCGAGAAATTCAGAGCAAGAAGGCAGCTCTTGCCGTCGAAGGTGATGCTGATGGAGTTGGTCTTGATTCCACGGGATACTATGATCAGGAGATCTATGGAGGAAGTGACAGCAGATTTGCAGGATACATGACATCAATTCCTGCAAATGAACAAGAAGAG GATGATGATGACTATTCGTCTCCAAGTTTACTTGGCCAGAAAAAGCCGGGATATCATGCACCGGTGGCACTCCTGAATGATATACCGCAGTCAAATGAGCAG taTGATCCATTTGCTGAACACAGGCCGCAGCGAATTGCGGAACGAGAGGATGAGTACAAAACCCGTAGGAGACAGATGATTATTTCCCCTGAACGGCATGATCCATTTGCAGATG GCTTCTGTTCTGCTGCTTGA